The Methanobacterium sp. BAmetb5 genome includes a region encoding these proteins:
- a CDS encoding PLP-dependent aspartate aminotransferase family protein: MRFNTKSIHSGRRPDESTGAISTPICQTSTFVFDGYRKPKEHDYTRTSNPTRNVLEDTIAALEGGNAGFAFSSGMSAVATAIHLLSAGDHVISCDDLYGGSHRLFEQIMTRFGIEFTFIRLNDEEKIQDAVKPNTRMIWVETPSNPLLNITDLEMVSRIARENQLLSVADNTFASPYFLKPINFGMDLVLHSTTKYLNGHSDVIGGAIVTTTDKLAEDVHYLLNGMGTNAAPFDSWLVLRGIKTLPLRMERHASNALAIAEYLEDHPQVKEVYYPGLTDHPGHEIARKQMTGYGGVVSFKLKSDVGTFLHGLELFSLAESLGGADSLVEHAATMSHASMTPEARKKAGITEDLIRLSVGLEDVDDLIEDLDQGFKARSPSTK; encoded by the coding sequence ACCCAAGGAACACGATTACACCCGGACCAGTAACCCCACCCGGAACGTGCTGGAAGACACCATTGCCGCACTGGAAGGAGGTAACGCCGGTTTTGCATTTTCCAGTGGAATGTCAGCAGTGGCTACCGCCATACACCTTTTAAGTGCAGGTGACCATGTGATAAGCTGTGATGATCTTTACGGTGGTTCACACCGATTGTTTGAACAGATAATGACCCGTTTTGGAATTGAATTTACATTTATACGACTAAATGATGAAGAAAAAATCCAGGATGCAGTAAAACCCAACACCAGAATGATATGGGTGGAAACACCTTCCAACCCCCTCCTGAATATAACCGATCTGGAAATGGTTTCCAGGATTGCCCGTGAAAACCAGCTGCTTAGTGTGGCCGACAACACATTCGCCAGTCCTTACTTCCTGAAGCCAATCAATTTCGGCATGGACCTGGTGCTCCATTCCACCACCAAATATCTCAATGGTCACAGTGATGTGATTGGTGGGGCCATTGTAACTACCACCGATAAACTGGCGGAAGATGTGCATTATCTCCTTAATGGAATGGGCACCAACGCTGCCCCCTTTGATTCCTGGCTGGTTCTCCGTGGTATAAAAACCTTACCCCTACGGATGGAAAGACACGCCAGTAATGCCCTGGCCATAGCTGAGTATTTAGAGGATCACCCCCAGGTTAAAGAGGTTTACTACCCCGGTTTAACCGACCATCCCGGTCATGAAATAGCCCGGAAACAGATGACCGGATACGGGGGAGTGGTTTCATTTAAACTCAAATCAGATGTGGGAACCTTTTTACATGGACTGGAATTATTTTCACTGGCTGAATCCCTGGGAGGGGCTGATTCCTTAGTGGAACATGCCGCCACCATGAGCCATGCCTCCATGACCCCGGAAGCCCGGAAAAAGGCAGGAATAACTGAGGACCTCATACGTCTATCAGTGGGTCTGGAAGATGTGGATGATTTAATTGAAGACTTGGATCAGGGTTTTAAAGCTCGATCACCTTCAACTAAATAA
- a CDS encoding MoaD/ThiS family protein translates to MKINIKGQETKDLKINSSSVKEVLHELEINSTEVVVKKDGIIIHEDQLLTNEDEITVIKVVFGG, encoded by the coding sequence ATGAAAATAAACATTAAAGGCCAAGAAACCAAGGATTTAAAAATTAACTCGTCTTCGGTTAAAGAGGTTCTCCATGAGCTGGAGATAAATTCTACGGAAGTAGTGGTTAAAAAGGATGGTATCATCATCCATGAAGACCAGCTCTTAACCAATGAGGATGAGATAACCGTTATAAAGGTAGTCTTCGGCGGTTAA
- a CDS encoding HesA/MoeB/ThiF family protein, which translates to MLTDSEIKRYARQTMIFGEEGQEKLKNSKVFIAGAGGLGSPISIYLAVAGVGNITMVDHDIVELSNLNRQILHGDTDINRKKTESAEETLTNLNSDINVNIITETITDENVLDLVGDSDLIIDAMDNFDTRHTLNKAAFELNIPYFHGAVSGFDGQATTIIPGKTACLNCIFPQSPPKSVFPIIGLTPGLIGVIQATEVVKYITGEGKLLENEILLWDGLKSEVEKVKTNKRPDCEVCGH; encoded by the coding sequence ATGCTTACAGATAGTGAAATTAAACGATACGCACGCCAAACTATGATTTTTGGTGAAGAAGGACAGGAAAAACTTAAAAACTCAAAAGTATTCATTGCTGGTGCTGGAGGTCTGGGTTCTCCCATATCCATATATCTGGCAGTGGCGGGAGTGGGAAATATAACCATGGTTGATCATGATATCGTGGAGTTGAGCAACCTCAATCGACAGATATTACATGGAGATACCGATATAAATCGCAAGAAAACAGAATCAGCAGAAGAAACACTTACCAACCTAAATTCAGATATTAATGTTAACATAATAACAGAAACCATCACTGATGAAAATGTTCTAGACCTTGTGGGAGATTCAGATCTCATAATTGATGCCATGGACAACTTTGACACCCGCCACACCCTCAATAAAGCTGCCTTCGAGTTGAATATTCCCTATTTCCACGGGGCAGTTAGTGGATTTGATGGTCAGGCCACCACCATAATACCCGGTAAAACAGCATGTTTAAACTGCATATTCCCTCAAAGTCCACCTAAATCTGTTTTCCCAATTATAGGACTTACACCAGGATTAATAGGTGTGATCCAAGCTACTGAAGTGGTCAAATATATTACAGGAGAGGGAAAACTACTGGAAAATGAGATACTTCTGTGGGATGGTTTGAAGTCTGAGGTAGAAAAAGTTAAAACCAATAAAAGGCCAGATTGTGAAGTATGTGGCCATTAG
- the thiI gene encoding tRNA uracil 4-sulfurtransferase ThiI — protein MLEKLIIVRYGEIGVKSPKVRGRFERRLIENIKTVIGDKIEIKQGRIFIYPQDLNKTLESLQKIVGIVSFSPAVVTHTDHDSIKELIEAYITELVTDGSFSSKDSFAVRCRRVGNHDFTSQEMAAYAGSVVHGITESKVNLSNPDFKLFVEVRGDKTYVYHEKIQGLGGLPLGTQGKVIALVSGGIDSPVATFLMMKRGCSVTMVNFNNHPFTSGSSEKILKMHKKLKEYSVGSKLKLYQVDYGEYLQKCKEEAPERMTCVLCKSGMYQIAEKIARKEGALAIVDGSSLGQVASQTLPNILATRYSTSMPVLSPLIGLDKVEIENIGKKIGTFDISILPDGGCSAAPKHPETNAVLPLVLETLEKIDAENEFDKAIDGIKLLKK, from the coding sequence ATGCTGGAGAAATTAATTATAGTCCGTTACGGGGAAATTGGGGTCAAAAGCCCCAAAGTAAGAGGAAGATTCGAAAGAAGACTTATTGAGAATATTAAAACAGTTATTGGAGATAAAATAGAAATTAAACAGGGAAGAATCTTCATTTATCCTCAGGATCTAAACAAAACCCTGGAATCTCTTCAGAAAATTGTGGGAATAGTTTCATTCAGCCCTGCAGTTGTTACCCATACTGATCACGATTCTATAAAAGAGTTGATTGAGGCCTACATTACAGAACTGGTAACTGATGGATCATTTTCATCAAAGGATTCCTTTGCTGTAAGGTGTAGGCGTGTTGGAAATCATGACTTTACAAGTCAAGAAATGGCGGCCTATGCTGGTTCAGTGGTTCATGGAATAACAGAATCCAAGGTTAACCTTTCAAATCCAGATTTTAAATTGTTTGTAGAGGTAAGGGGAGATAAAACTTACGTCTACCATGAAAAAATACAGGGACTGGGTGGCCTTCCTCTGGGAACGCAGGGCAAAGTTATAGCATTGGTATCAGGGGGAATAGATTCACCAGTTGCTACCTTCTTGATGATGAAACGTGGCTGTAGTGTTACCATGGTCAATTTTAACAATCATCCCTTCACTTCGGGCTCCAGTGAAAAAATCCTGAAAATGCATAAAAAACTGAAAGAATACTCTGTTGGCTCAAAACTGAAATTGTACCAGGTAGACTACGGGGAATATCTACAGAAATGTAAGGAAGAAGCTCCAGAAAGGATGACCTGTGTACTGTGTAAGAGTGGAATGTACCAGATAGCTGAAAAAATTGCCCGAAAAGAAGGGGCACTGGCCATTGTTGACGGAAGTAGTTTGGGTCAGGTTGCATCACAAACATTACCTAACATCCTGGCCACACGTTATTCCACTTCCATGCCAGTTTTAAGTCCACTCATAGGCCTGGACAAGGTGGAGATCGAGAACATCGGTAAGAAGATCGGTACCTTTGACATCTCCATACTTCCTGACGGTGGATGTTCAGCCGCACCGAAACATCCTGAAACCAATGCTGTATTACCTCTGGTACTAGAGACATTAGAGAAGATAGATGCAGAAAATGAGTTTGATAAAGCCATTGACGGAATTAAATTACTGAAAAAGTAA
- a CDS encoding sulfide-dependent adenosine diphosphate thiazole synthase: MEIFSNISEKDVTKAIVSEFAEEFIDYIESDVIIIGAGPSGLIAARRLAQQGVKTLIIESNNYLGGGFWIGGYLMNKLTVREPGERILDEIGVPYKKVQDGLFVADGPHACSKLIASAMDAGAKVINMTKFDDVVIRDGKVAGVVINWTPVSALPRAITCVDPVALESKIVIDATGHDAVVVKSLEERGTVNTAGFQGMWVEKSEDAIVENTKEVYPGLLVTGMAVATTYGSPRMGPTFGGMLLSGERVAEVAIEKLKKDLVTAAGEKGEVKGSK; this comes from the coding sequence ATGGAAATATTTTCGAACATTTCAGAAAAGGATGTGACCAAAGCAATTGTATCCGAATTTGCAGAAGAATTCATTGATTACATTGAAAGTGACGTTATCATCATTGGTGCCGGTCCAAGTGGCCTTATAGCCGCACGTAGGCTTGCACAACAGGGTGTTAAAACTCTGATAATCGAAAGTAACAACTACCTTGGAGGCGGGTTCTGGATTGGGGGCTACCTCATGAACAAGCTAACTGTCAGGGAACCAGGAGAGCGGATCTTAGATGAGATTGGAGTTCCCTATAAAAAGGTTCAGGATGGTTTATTTGTTGCCGATGGCCCCCATGCCTGTTCCAAACTCATTGCCAGCGCAATGGATGCCGGTGCCAAGGTGATTAACATGACCAAATTCGATGATGTGGTTATCAGGGATGGTAAAGTTGCTGGAGTGGTTATAAACTGGACACCAGTATCTGCACTGCCACGGGCAATTACCTGTGTTGATCCAGTGGCTTTAGAATCAAAGATAGTTATTGACGCTACAGGACACGACGCCGTGGTTGTTAAATCATTGGAAGAAAGGGGAACCGTGAATACAGCTGGTTTCCAGGGAATGTGGGTGGAAAAATCAGAGGATGCCATTGTGGAAAACACCAAAGAGGTTTACCCTGGACTCCTGGTAACGGGAATGGCAGTGGCCACCACCTACGGAAGTCCCCGTATGGGACCCACCTTTGGAGGAATGCTTCTTTCTGGTGAAAGAGTGGCTGAGGTGGCCATTGAAAAATTGAAAAAAGATTTGGTAACTGCAGCAGGTGAGAAAGGGGAAGTAAAAGGGTCTAAATAA
- a CDS encoding MOSC domain-containing protein, whose translation MITDRLTMNNTNKTESGQIVAVCTSPQKQTRKINIQEGVVKENHGLMGDAHSSSLTHRQVSLLAQESIDKMKDLGLDVHPGDFAENITTIGIELVTIPLGSRIQVGNETILEVTQIGKKCHNRCAIYQQAGDCIMPREGIFARAITGGKVKTGDKIRIL comes from the coding sequence ATGATAACCGACAGATTAACCATGAACAACACAAATAAAACAGAATCCGGTCAAATTGTTGCGGTATGTACCAGTCCCCAAAAGCAGACCCGTAAAATTAACATCCAGGAAGGTGTGGTTAAAGAGAATCATGGACTGATGGGTGATGCTCATAGCAGCTCCCTAACTCACCGACAGGTTAGTCTCCTGGCCCAGGAGAGTATTGATAAGATGAAGGACCTGGGGCTGGATGTGCATCCCGGTGATTTTGCCGAAAACATCACCACCATTGGCATAGAACTGGTCACCATTCCCCTTGGTAGCCGGATCCAGGTGGGGAATGAAACCATACTGGAAGTTACCCAGATCGGTAAAAAATGCCACAACCGCTGTGCCATCTACCAACAGGCAGGGGACTGTATAATGCCCAGGGAAGGTATCTTCGCCCGGGCTATCACTGGAGGAAAGGTTAAAACTGGAGATAAAATCAGGATCCTTTGA
- the pdxS gene encoding pyridoxal 5'-phosphate synthase lyase subunit PdxS produces MLHGTEVLKKGFAKMTKGGVIMDVVNAEQAAIAEDAGAVSVMALEKVPADIRAAGGVARMADPSKVLEIIDAVSIPVMAKARIGHFVEAQVLETLGVDMIDESEVLTPADEKYHINKKLFTIPFVCGARNLGEALRRIDEGAAMIRTKGEAGTGNVVEAVRHMRVIQGTIRELANKTEEELWSVARTLEAPLELVKETQKQGRLPVVNFAAGGVATPADSALMMQLGADGVFVGSGIFKSENPTLVANAIVEATHNYKNPEIIAEVSRDLGNAMPGLEISEIPENERLQERGW; encoded by the coding sequence ATGTTACATGGAACTGAAGTACTGAAAAAGGGCTTCGCCAAAATGACTAAAGGCGGAGTGATTATGGATGTTGTTAACGCTGAACAGGCAGCTATTGCTGAGGATGCTGGTGCAGTATCAGTTATGGCTCTGGAAAAGGTCCCCGCTGATATCCGGGCTGCCGGTGGAGTGGCCCGGATGGCCGATCCCTCCAAGGTCCTGGAGATAATCGATGCCGTGAGTATCCCGGTGATGGCCAAGGCCAGAATCGGCCACTTTGTAGAGGCCCAGGTCCTGGAAACCCTGGGAGTGGACATGATCGATGAGAGCGAAGTCCTAACTCCTGCCGATGAAAAATACCATATAAACAAAAAGTTATTTACCATACCATTTGTCTGCGGAGCACGGAATTTAGGAGAAGCTCTCCGCAGGATTGATGAAGGTGCCGCCATGATCCGTACCAAGGGAGAGGCAGGTACCGGTAACGTGGTGGAAGCAGTCCGTCACATGCGGGTGATCCAGGGAACCATCCGGGAACTCGCCAATAAAACCGAAGAGGAACTCTGGAGCGTGGCCAGAACACTGGAAGCGCCCCTGGAACTAGTGAAAGAGACCCAGAAACAGGGAAGGCTACCAGTGGTAAACTTTGCTGCTGGGGGAGTGGCCACTCCTGCTGATTCCGCCCTGATGATGCAACTCGGGGCAGACGGAGTATTTGTGGGTAGTGGAATTTTCAAATCAGAAAATCCCACACTGGTAGCCAACGCCATAGTGGAAGCCACCCACAACTACAAAAACCCAGAAATAATTGCTGAAGTTAGCCGAGATCTGGGAAATGCCATGCCCGGCCTGGAAATAAGCGAAATACCCGAAAATGAGCGTTTGCAGGAAAGGGGATGGTAA